The window CTGAACCAAAGCAAAACCTAAGTCAAGCATATCCTGATGAGCTCTTTTAAAATTGCACTACGGCTTATTTCAAAGCTTAGGGGGTAATTGATTCTACTCTGAGTTTTTTTTTAAACTTCAAGGCTACCCCATATTTTGTACCGTATCCGTTCACCTCTCTTTCATCAGCATTTATATCTGTCCTGATAATCACGCCAGATCCTGTAAGCCTTACCGTCTTGTTCGGTAAATCGGATTCAGTTGAAGATATAGTTATTTCAAGTGCAAAAGTTTTCCCGATGGAAAACTTTTTGATATCCTCTTTTATTACCTCAAAATAGACACCTCCTGAACAGATATTCTTTGATCTGATCTGATGGTCATTTAACCTGATTTGTACCGCCTGTTTCCGTCGTTGGTCTGCACGTCTCTCTTCTGCCCTTGAAAAGTTATCCATTTATTATACTCATCTCATAATGGTTTTCGGATAAAATCCGAGATAAAATTGAGCGAGTATACCTTCACCAGGATTTGGTTTCCGGTAAAACCGGAAACCAAATCAGTTTTAGTATATACCCAACCAATTATAGTGCCAATCAACCCACAAAAAAATAAACCCGTTGCGCGCAGTGAATTCAAGCCACATTAAGCTCTGCACCCTTTCGCCAGAAGTTCAGAAAAGATGAATTCTCCTTAACTGGTGTCGACAATGCCATACAAAGGCGTTCATTTTGCGCAGCGAAATCCAATACCTTTATTTCCAAGTCTCGGATCCACGGCCTTTCTCGCTGTGGCTCTCAGCAAAAGACCAGTACGGGCAAATCGAGAGCCTCCCCGAACACTCTTTTTTATCCCTTCCTCAGGCCCCTGCGGATTTTTCTTCGGACTTACCGTATAGTATAATACATCTGCCCAGTCAGAGCACCACTCCCCCACACTGCCTGCCATATCATAGCAACCAAATGCGCTCTTCCCCTCTTCATAACTCCCAACCGGTTTAGGGTCCCCAGGTTCAGAACTGCCAACATTACATTTCTCTGGGTCCCATATGTTTCCCCATGGCCACTTTCTTTCATCTCCCCCCCGAGCAGCCTTTTCCCATTCAGCCTCTGTTGGCAATCTCTTCCCTGCCCATTTCGCATATGCAAACGCATCATACCAATCAACCCTCATTACGGGAAACTCAGGATTGTTAAAATAATCATCTGCCCAATTTGAAGGAACATGACTTTTGTCCGCAGGCTCATCTTCATGACATTTGCTATGGTCTGAAGATGCCTCCATGTATTCCAGAAATTCATAATATTGGGCATTTGTCACCTCATACCTGTCAATATAGTATCCATCCAGGTAAACTTCATGGCTTGGTCTCTGTTCTATCTTGACATCATCAAACCCCATGATAAACGGACCTGCCGGAACAAAAACCATAGTACATTTTTCCTTAATTCCCGGCAAAGCATTCTTCATAACCGTGTCTCTTTTTTCTTGAGATTCCGCTAATTCATTTTTCCTGTCTATAATGGACTGCAATACTGACATTTTTAAAAGGACCTTATCCCTGTCTTCTGCTTCAGGTTGCAGTATGCAGTAGTTCCTGAAGTGCTCTATAGCTTTTTCTGGCGCTCCAATCTTCCCGTAGAGCCATGCTGTATTGAATTGAAGTTCTGGTATGTCGGGATATAAGTCGATAGCTTTTTTATACTCTCTCAGAGCCTTATCAAACTCTTCTTGATCTGAAAAAGTGTTGCCCTTTTTTAAACATTTCGAGGCTTCCGATTTATTTTCAAGATGTTTCTGTTCATTGGCAATGACCTCTTCAGCGGTTAACAGTTTTCCACCATCTTCCCTGCAGAACTCCTCACCAGAAAAACCACTCTTTCCGCAGACAGAACAAAGAGGAAGCTTTTCAGTTTTTATTAATTCGCTCCCGTCTTTACCGCAAAACTTGACATTATTTGAGTAATTAGTACCACACTTGGGGCATTCATTAACCGGTTCACTATTTGGATGTACCGTCTCAGCACTTGTTACCGATACAAGAAACATCAAACAAAACGCCAGTAGTAATTTAAGCCAAAATATTTTTATGTAAATCATCCAGGATATCCTTTACCTTCTCTATCTGCCCTAGCAACTCTGCCTCTTTCTCTTTTTCTGCATTAACAATGTGCAGAGGTGCATTCTTGATAAAATTTTTGTTTAAAAGCTTTTTTCTCACAATGGTTAGATGGGATTGAAGTTTTTTACTGTGGTCAAGCTGTTTCTTTCTTTCTGCCTCTGGATTAATAAGCCCTTTTAAAGGGACAAAAATCTGTATGTTTTCAACTACTTCACTTGCGGCAGAATCGGGTTTTTTCCTGTTAATTCCGATATCTATCTCCTCAAGATTTGCCATTTGAGACAAAAAGACATGATGTTTATCCAGCCGGTCTTTCATTTCATTATCAGGTACAGAGATTAACATTTTCAATGGCTGCTTTGAAGGAATTTCCATGTTACACCTGATATTTCTTATTGCCCTTATCAGATTTTGAAGCAATAGCATTGTTTCGGTAACATTGTGTATCTTTACCCCTTCTGATAGAGACACAGAGTCCTGGACACTGATTGATAGATTTGAATCGGGCCACGGTGATATTATCAGGCTTTCGTTCGCCATGGATTCAGTTGCAATCAGTCCATTCTTTCCCACAAGACTTTTTACACCTTGCCATATCTCTTCGGTAAAAAATGGAGCAAAAGGATGCAAAAAACGCAGTATATTGTCCAGTACATGTGTTAACGTTTTAAGCGCTACTATTCTACTCTTCGCATCTGCAGAATTATAGAGACGAGGCTTTACAATCTCCAGATACCAGTCACAAAACTCATTCCATATAAATTCGTAAAGGCTTTTTATTGCCTCATTAAACCGGTATTTCTCCAGAGCTGAAGTACACGCTGCGGTTACAAGAGACAGACGGTTGAGAATCCAGACATCCTCAAACTCGTAATCCTCCTGTTCAATTTTTACTGCTAAAGGTTCATCAAAGGTAAGATTCATCATGACAAATCGAGCAGCATTCCAGACCTTGTTAATAAAATTCCTCCCCATTTCAAACCTGTTTTCATGGAGTTTGATGTCCTGACCCTCAACGGTCAGCATGATAAGAGAGATTCTGACAGCGTCCGCACCGTACTGGTCTATCATCAATAAGGGATCAATACCGTTACCCAAAGACTTACTCATTTTTCTTCCCAGGTCGTCAAGGATTGTGCCGTGGATATACACATTACGAAACGGAATATCTCCGTTGAGCTCTAATCCCATCATAACCATCCTTGCCACCCAAAAGTATATGATCCCCCTATCTGTTACCAGGGTGGATGTCGGGTAGTAATATTGCAGCTCTTCTTTCTTTTCGGGCCATCCCATGGTGGAAAAAGGCCATAGTGCGGAACTGAACCATGTGTCCAAAACATCTCCATCCTGCTCAAGTTCACTGTTTCCGCATTTTGCACACTTTTCAACCTCTTCGCTGCTGATATGTGTTTCACCGCAACCTTTACAATGCCATGCAGGGATCCTGTGACCCCACCATATCTGCCGTGAAATGCACCAGTCCCGAACATTTTCCAGCCAACTTAAATATACTTTTGTCCACCGTTCGGGGTAAAATGTTACACACCCTTTATCTTGGACCTCAATTGCCGCCCTTGCTAAAGGTTTCATCCTGATGAACCATTGGTCGGAAAGATATGGTTCGGTTACGGTTCTGCATCGGTAGCAATGTCCTACAGAGTGAGAATAGGGCTCAACTTTTATGATATGTTTCGCCTCTTTCAGCTCCTCAACCAATGCTTCCCGGCACTCGAATCTATCCATCCCCTTATAGCCAGAGACATCACCTGCCATTGTTCCATCTTCATTCATGATCAGAATTGATTCCAGTTTGTGCCTCTTACCAATATCAAAATCATTTTGATCGTGTGCGGGTGTAATCTTTACCGCCCCGGTACCAAAAGCAGGATCAACCGATTCATCCGCAATTATCGGGATTTCCCGCCCGACTACGGGAAGCATGAGAATTTCACCGATCATCTCCTTATATCTCTCATCGTTTGGATTCACGGCAACGGCAACATCACCTAACATAGTCTCAGGGCGAGTTGTTGCAATAGTGAAAAACAGATGGGGAGAATCACGAAATGGGTACCGAATATACCAGAGATGCCCTTCGTGGTCTTCATGTTCTACCTCATCATCAGATAGTGCTGTATGACATCTCGGACACCAGTTAATGATATATTTCCCCTTATATATCAATCCTTTTTCATACAGGGCAACGAAGGCTTCTCTTACGGCCTTTGAAAGACCGGCATCCATCGTAAACCTTTCCCTCTCCCAATCGCAGGAACTTCCCAATTTCCTTAATTGTT is drawn from Candidatus Scalindua sp. and contains these coding sequences:
- a CDS encoding SUMF1/EgtB/PvdO family nonheme iron enzyme; this encodes MIYIKIFWLKLLLAFCLMFLVSVTSAETVHPNSEPVNECPKCGTNYSNNVKFCGKDGSELIKTEKLPLCSVCGKSGFSGEEFCREDGGKLLTAEEVIANEQKHLENKSEASKCLKKGNTFSDQEEFDKALREYKKAIDLYPDIPELQFNTAWLYGKIGAPEKAIEHFRNYCILQPEAEDRDKVLLKMSVLQSIIDRKNELAESQEKRDTVMKNALPGIKEKCTMVFVPAGPFIMGFDDVKIEQRPSHEVYLDGYYIDRYEVTNAQYYEFLEYMEASSDHSKCHEDEPADKSHVPSNWADDYFNNPEFPVMRVDWYDAFAYAKWAGKRLPTEAEWEKAARGGDERKWPWGNIWDPEKCNVGSSEPGDPKPVGSYEEGKSAFGCYDMAGSVGEWCSDWADVLYYTVSPKKNPQGPEEGIKKSVRGGSRFARTGLLLRATARKAVDPRLGNKGIGFRCAK
- a CDS encoding valine--tRNA ligase; the protein is MELPTKYNPKEIEDKWYSFWEKGGFFHSAPDAAKKPYSIVIPPPNITGVLHMGHALNNILQDILIRWRRMQGYNTLWMPGTDHAGIATQNVVERALLKKGLSRAEIGREKFIEKVWSWKNEYGSEILKQLRKLGSSCDWERERFTMDAGLSKAVREAFVALYEKGLIYKGKYIINWCPRCHTALSDDEVEHEDHEGHLWYIRYPFRDSPHLFFTIATTRPETMLGDVAVAVNPNDERYKEMIGEILMLPVVGREIPIIADESVDPAFGTGAVKITPAHDQNDFDIGKRHKLESILIMNEDGTMAGDVSGYKGMDRFECREALVEELKEAKHIIKVEPYSHSVGHCYRCRTVTEPYLSDQWFIRMKPLARAAIEVQDKGCVTFYPERWTKVYLSWLENVRDWCISRQIWWGHRIPAWHCKGCGETHISSEEVEKCAKCGNSELEQDGDVLDTWFSSALWPFSTMGWPEKKEELQYYYPTSTLVTDRGIIYFWVARMVMMGLELNGDIPFRNVYIHGTILDDLGRKMSKSLGNGIDPLLMIDQYGADAVRISLIMLTVEGQDIKLHENRFEMGRNFINKVWNAARFVMMNLTFDEPLAVKIEQEDYEFEDVWILNRLSLVTAACTSALEKYRFNEAIKSLYEFIWNEFCDWYLEIVKPRLYNSADAKSRIVALKTLTHVLDNILRFLHPFAPFFTEEIWQGVKSLVGKNGLIATESMANESLIISPWPDSNLSISVQDSVSLSEGVKIHNVTETMLLLQNLIRAIRNIRCNMEIPSKQPLKMLISVPDNEMKDRLDKHHVFLSQMANLEEIDIGINRKKPDSAASEVVENIQIFVPLKGLINPEAERKKQLDHSKKLQSHLTIVRKKLLNKNFIKNAPLHIVNAEKEKEAELLGQIEKVKDILDDLHKNILA